Part of the Cytobacillus sp. IB215665 genome, TTTACAACGAGTAAAATTTCAACGGCTTTTTCATTTCAGAGGTGGGTTTTGTCCCAGCCTCTTTTTATTGTGCTAATGATAGGAATTACTAGGTGATGAAAGTTCATTGTGTGGGTACACATCTACCATTGTAATATAAATTGAAACGACGTATACGAGATCAGTATGAACGGTGTTTTGAGGTGGGTGAAAATATAAATTCTTATATTCTTTTCTCAATTTTATAGTTGAATTGCAAAGAAAAAGGACCTGTTTTAGGTCCGTATGTAATAGCTTTTATAATTAATATTAGTTGTTTATGATTGATTGTTATTTATTTGTACAAAGTAATAAACACGTAGACGATTAGAGTTCAGGTGCCTTCTACTTATAAAAGCTCATTTGGTTAGTTTATAGAAAAAAACTATTTATATTTGAGATTAAAAGTATTTGATGTAACTGGAACTTCATTACATTGTAGGTGTATATCATTTCCTATATTTTAAATTAGTTGGCTACGAAATTTTAACTCTCTTTTTTGTTGTTGTCCATTTACCTCGACTAGGACTGCGTACTAAATTGTTGAATGCTAGTACGTGAAGGTCTCGTTGAATTGTTCTTTGAGTTGTTCCGAATTCTTCTACTAGCTCCTTTGTTGTGACAGTTCCTTTTTCATTAATAAACATGTAAACTGATTTAATACGAGTTAGCATACGATCTGTTGTAGGTTTCAAAAAACCACTCCTTATAGTATGGTTTCGCATAGTACAACGTACTCATCTAGCTGTATTCATGTTTTACTGTCATACGTATATATTTATTTTACACAAAAAAAAGAGAAAAAAACCATAAAAATTTATAATTTACAAAATAATTATACATTTTTGTGGTTTTTAATAAGACACATACACTACCTAGTAATATATTATGATTCATTTGTAAAGGCCGTTTTCGCAATGATTGTTACTTTTCGTACTAAGAAATAAATACGTATCAACTCATTTAATTTTGGTGTGAAATTTTTGCTGTTCTAAATTAATCTCAAAAGCAACAAAGTTTACGAAAAGAGCCTCTGTAATAACTTAGCCCTCTAATTGAGGAAACCTTTTTTATGTTTAACCGTATAAGAATTAGGGGGAGATATACATGCAATTACTCGATGTGAATATTAATAAAGCAGGCTACGATGCACAAGACCTAATCATTTCAGACATCCGTTTTAGTTTGCAAAAAGGTGAATTAGTTGGATTAATTGGCCCAAACGGTGCCGGTAAAAGTACGACGATTAAAGCAATATTAGGAGTACTAAATTATTTAGAGGGGGATATTAATTTTAGTAATGAAACGACTTACGCATACATACCTGAACAGCCAATTTTTTACGATGAACTTACTTTATGGGAGCATTTAGACTTAGCTGCCTCGACTATGAATATTGATGATCAAACATTTAAAAATCGAGCAGATCATCTTCTAGAAGTGTTTAAGCTTAATCATGTCATTCATCAATTGCCTAGCACCTTTTCTAAAGGCATGCAGCAAAAAGTAATGATTATTATAGCGTTTTTAATTAAGCCATCCATTTTCATTATAGATGAACCTTTTATAGGTTTGGATCCACGCGCCGTAAAAGACTTGTTATTTCTGCTTGATAAAGAGAGAGAGCAAGGAGCTAGTATTCTTATGTCAACACATGTATTAGATACAGCTGAAAAAATTTGTGAACGATTTTTACTTGTTTCTAATGGAGAGTTGCTTGCAAATGGAACGATGCAAGACATTAGAAATAAAAGTGGATTAATAGATGGTTCTTTATTTGATTGCTTTTATCATCTAACAGAGGTGGATGATAATGATAGGAAGTAGTTTGTTTTTTGAAAGGTTGAAACGGGAATGGAAGTTTCAATGGGGGATTTTTCGTTCGATTGCGGATTGGACGATTATTGTTTATATAATCATACCTACATTATTAGCATGTAGTTACATATATGGTTTATGGTGGATTACAATTCCAAGTTGGATCGTTCCTGTACCAGAGTTATATTTATTTTTAGTAATATATCTATATTGTTGGCTAGGTTCATGTAGATTTTTTATTGAGGAAGCTGATCAGCTTTTTTTAATTCAAAAGAAGCAAATCGTTAGGAATTTGAAAAAGTTAGCCGTCGGTTATAATGTCATAAGTAATAGTATTAAAATGAGTTTCATAATGATAATATTTGCACCCTTTTTGTTTATTCATTACAATTTGAACGTGCAAACAGTAATGATTACATTTATATTCTTTTTAAGTCTGAAACTTCTAATCTTAATGCTAAAAAAATGGCTATCATATTTTAAACGTAGCTGGCTTAAAAAGGGTATTTTATTAATATTGTTCTTAATATTAGGTAGTATCATAAGTTTTACAAATATGTTATTCATTCCTCAGTTCATCATTACGATGACGTTTGTATTTTTGCTAACATATTTATTTATAGTAAGACGAATGATTAGTCAAACTGGTACTTTCTTTGACGACGTTATTACGGAAAAAGAGGAAAAGTTAAAATTTGCAAGTACTATATTACAAATGTCAAAAATTGACCAGCCTTCGAGAATCAAAAGAAAGCGACCATTGTTGTTTAGTAAATCACAGCGAATTTTTTCATATTGGACTAAACAAAATACGCTCGTTGAAGTTTTTATAAAAATTCTATTGAGAAATAAGCAGTACATATTTTCGCTTTTAAGACTAATTGGTATTTCAGTACCTACAGTAATCATCGTTCCTGCTATTTGGTTGAAATGGTTATTATGTATTGGAATCATTATCGTCATAAAAATATGGCTAACATCGATGTGGGATCATATCCAAAATAAGCACTTTATTATGCATGTTAATCAAGATCAGAAGGAGCTTGCTCAAGCAAGAACAAAAGCAGTTAATATATTTTGGGTGCCGTCTATGCTGTTTATTATCTCACTATTATTAGGGGCCACAATGATTAGTCTTTAAACATTGCTTTTATAAATCAATCTTTAATCCACAATTATAGTTTGATAAGCTAAAAGAAGATGATCAAAAAATGAAAACTATTAAATCATTATCCTATGACTGTGGGAGAGGGGGGGAATTGTGATTATCATTAAAAAGATAATTGTCAAATTAGTAAGGTTTAATAATTGGATTTTATTTACTTCGACAATTGCACTAATAGCATGTAGTTCACTTATTATGATGTATCTAGAGCCAGAAACATTTACGACACCTTTTGAAGGTGTATGGTGGGTGATGACAACTGTCACAACTGTAGGATACGGTGATCTCTATCCTGTCTCTACGCTAGGAAGAATATATGCTATATTTCTTTATTTAGTTGGAATTGGTTTAATTGGTGTCATTATTGGTAAGATTGTTGACTTCTTTGCTACATTCAGAAAGAAGAGGGAGGAAGGAAGAGTGCATTATAAAGGTGAAAATCATCTAGTTATAATCGGCTGGTCAAGAAAATCAAATTTTGCCATCGAAGAAATTCTACAATCAGAAAGTAAAATTGAGTTAGTCATCATTGATACACTGGAAAAGTCACCGATCATAAATGATAGGGTTCACTATGTGCAAGGTTATGCTGCTGATAATGAAACGCTGTCGAAGGCAAATATTTCGAAGTGTAAAGCAGCTATTATCTTTGCTGATGACTCCATTCAAGATGTTCAATTAATTGATGGAAAATCATTGCTTATTGCTACTGCAATTGAACGTCTTGTTCCTAATATACATACTACTGTGGAAATTCTATCGGAGGAACATATACAGAATTTTGTCCATGTAAAGGTAGATGAATTTGTCTTAACCCATGAAACTGTCTCGCGTATGGCTGTTCGTTCTGCATTTACAAAAGGCATATCTGCTGTTTATACTCAATTGATAAGCAGAAACGTTGGTGACGATCTATATCAAATTAGGGCAAAGTCTGAGTGGAAAACGTATCGTGATGCTTTCGAACAGTTGTTAGAAGCAGGTGCGACTTTAATCGCAGATCAGGATAAACTAAATATAAATCGCATGTTAGATAAACCTATTCCTAAGAATACATACTTATATGTCATTTGTGATAAAAATACATACCAAAAGATAAGTTAGCAGGAGCAAAAATTATAGAAGAGGTGAAGATGATGGTTGAGCAAATAAATTGGTTAGCCGAGGTTAACAAGCAAAAAGATAGCATCATTCAGACAACGCAGGAGTTATTAAAAATTAAAAGTATTTTAGACGAAGAGAATACATCAAAGGAATTCCCTTTTGGGGAAAACGTTGCTCAAGCTTTGCATTATTTACTTAACAAAGGTAGTGAAGATGGGTTTCAATCAAAGAATGTTGACAACTATGCTGGTCATATAGAATTTGGAGAGGGAGAAGAAAGCGTTGGTGTTCTATGTCATGTCGATGTTGTGCCTGAAGGTAGCGGTTGGTCAAGTGACCCATTTGGTGCAGAAATAAGAGACGGAAAAATCTATGCACGTGGTGCGATAGATGACAAAGGCCCAACGATTGCTGCATATTATGCTATGAAAATCGTTAAAGAACTTAGCTTACCATTATCACGTCGTGTCCGTATGATTATCGGTACAGATGAAGAAAGTAACTGGCGCTGTGTAGAGCACTACTTTAAGCACGAAGAAATGCCGACGATGGGATTTGCTCCAGATGCTGACTTTCCAATTATATATGCTGAAAAAGGAATAGCTGATATTCATATCATCAAGAAAAAAAATCAAAATCAAATATCATCACAAAACGATATCGTATTAGACAGCTTTCAATCAGGTAGCCGCTTTAACATGGTTCCAGAGTTCGCTGAAGCAAAGCTAACAATTAAAGGAGATGCTGAGCAAATACTGCAACATTTTGATTCCTTTAAATCTGAGAATAAGCTTCAAGGGAAGGGTTATGTTGAAAACACCGATATTATATTACAACTTGAGGGGAAATCTGCACATGGATCACTACCTCATCTCGGTATTAATGCTGGTATACATTTATTAAGCTTTTTGAAAAAAATACAGCTAGATGAGCAGGCTCAAGCGTTTGTTAGATTTGTTACTGATTATTTTGAAGAAGACACTAAAGGAAAAGCGCTTCACGTACAATTTGAAGATGATATAACGGGAGAACTGACAATCAATGCTGGGATATTATCTTATCATTGTAACGGTGAAAGCAAAATTGGGATAAATGTCCGTTACCCAGTAACAAACGATTTCGAAAAAACAAAATCATCAATAGAGGCAGCATGTGAGAAGTATGATATGACAGTACAAATTGTCTCACATATGGAGCCAAACCATGTGGATAAAGACCATGAATTAATAAAGACACTACAAAGAGTTTACCAAGAACAAACAGGTGAAGATGCTACTTTATTATCAATTGGTGGAGGGACGTATGCTCGTTCATTAGAAGCAGGAGTAGCTTTCGGACCATTATTTCCAGGGCGAGAAGAAACAGCACATCAAAAGGACGAATATATCATTATTGATGATCTATTAAAAGCAACAGCAATTTATGCACAAGCTATTTACGAATTAGCTCAATAATTTAAAATTGTCCGCAAGACATTAATTTGAAGATGTCTTGCGGACTAATACTGTATATAGACATAATAATAAGATTAGTGAAATTGCACACTAATTGATTTGTCGTTAGTTATAAGAAAGAATGGAATAATCTAATTGGATGGTGCTT contains:
- a CDS encoding DeoR family transcriptional regulator, whose translation is MKPTTDRMLTRIKSVYMFINEKGTVTTKELVEEFGTTQRTIQRDLHVLAFNNLVRSPSRGKWTTTKKRVKIS
- a CDS encoding ABC transporter ATP-binding protein; protein product: MQLLDVNINKAGYDAQDLIISDIRFSLQKGELVGLIGPNGAGKSTTIKAILGVLNYLEGDINFSNETTYAYIPEQPIFYDELTLWEHLDLAASTMNIDDQTFKNRADHLLEVFKLNHVIHQLPSTFSKGMQQKVMIIIAFLIKPSIFIIDEPFIGLDPRAVKDLLFLLDKEREQGASILMSTHVLDTAEKICERFLLVSNGELLANGTMQDIRNKSGLIDGSLFDCFYHLTEVDDNDRK
- a CDS encoding ABC transporter permease, which gives rise to MIGSSLFFERLKREWKFQWGIFRSIADWTIIVYIIIPTLLACSYIYGLWWITIPSWIVPVPELYLFLVIYLYCWLGSCRFFIEEADQLFLIQKKQIVRNLKKLAVGYNVISNSIKMSFIMIIFAPFLFIHYNLNVQTVMITFIFFLSLKLLILMLKKWLSYFKRSWLKKGILLILFLILGSIISFTNMLFIPQFIITMTFVFLLTYLFIVRRMISQTGTFFDDVITEKEEKLKFASTILQMSKIDQPSRIKRKRPLLFSKSQRIFSYWTKQNTLVEVFIKILLRNKQYIFSLLRLIGISVPTVIIVPAIWLKWLLCIGIIIVIKIWLTSMWDHIQNKHFIMHVNQDQKELAQARTKAVNIFWVPSMLFIISLLLGATMISL
- a CDS encoding potassium channel family protein, which gives rise to MIIIKKIIVKLVRFNNWILFTSTIALIACSSLIMMYLEPETFTTPFEGVWWVMTTVTTVGYGDLYPVSTLGRIYAIFLYLVGIGLIGVIIGKIVDFFATFRKKREEGRVHYKGENHLVIIGWSRKSNFAIEEILQSESKIELVIIDTLEKSPIINDRVHYVQGYAADNETLSKANISKCKAAIIFADDSIQDVQLIDGKSLLIATAIERLVPNIHTTVEILSEEHIQNFVHVKVDEFVLTHETVSRMAVRSAFTKGISAVYTQLISRNVGDDLYQIRAKSEWKTYRDAFEQLLEAGATLIADQDKLNINRMLDKPIPKNTYLYVICDKNTYQKIS
- the pepV gene encoding dipeptidase PepV, whose amino-acid sequence is MMVEQINWLAEVNKQKDSIIQTTQELLKIKSILDEENTSKEFPFGENVAQALHYLLNKGSEDGFQSKNVDNYAGHIEFGEGEESVGVLCHVDVVPEGSGWSSDPFGAEIRDGKIYARGAIDDKGPTIAAYYAMKIVKELSLPLSRRVRMIIGTDEESNWRCVEHYFKHEEMPTMGFAPDADFPIIYAEKGIADIHIIKKKNQNQISSQNDIVLDSFQSGSRFNMVPEFAEAKLTIKGDAEQILQHFDSFKSENKLQGKGYVENTDIILQLEGKSAHGSLPHLGINAGIHLLSFLKKIQLDEQAQAFVRFVTDYFEEDTKGKALHVQFEDDITGELTINAGILSYHCNGESKIGINVRYPVTNDFEKTKSSIEAACEKYDMTVQIVSHMEPNHVDKDHELIKTLQRVYQEQTGEDATLLSIGGGTYARSLEAGVAFGPLFPGREETAHQKDEYIIIDDLLKATAIYAQAIYELAQ